The Mauremys reevesii isolate NIE-2019 linkage group 3, ASM1616193v1, whole genome shotgun sequence genomic sequence CCTAACATGTCTTCCAAGAAAAAACATAAGACCTGAATTTCTAGGGGGGAATTTTCAAACATGCTCAACACTGCTGCACGTAACTTTATAATTCCACTCCAATGTaaacaatcagaaaaaaaatattaagcaaGCAACAAACCGTCTGGAAAAACCTTTCAGGCTATCTTGCATATCATAAAGAATTAAACAGGgcacaaactcaatttttttcccctctgtcggtCACATTTAATACAGCACAGCACCGCGACCAAAAGACTATGGGCAGCTTTCACGTATACATGTTTTCTATGGCATTTTCAGGTCTACAAAAAAAAGTTCAATAAACCATAACTCTCAACTGATACTTTGAAAGTGTTTAGAGCTAAATTcttcatttgaaaaataaatgtccAAGTTTGAACAAGCTTCCCTTTCTGGCCACCTCAGCAGGCTGACTGCAATACAATGTATCGAGTAATGCCGTCTGCGGACAGGCAGACATACACTAACCAGGCAGCTACCACAGTAGGAGTTAACATAAAGGAAGGAAGTAATTTCACAAGAATTGAGATTTTGCAAACTGTTAACACAGGGGACTGTGGATAGCAGCAAGTACAGATTTCACTATATTTTATAGGATAAATGAAATATGTTTAATATTTTGCAAATCTGTGCAACAATACTATAAAACGAAATCATTTAATTAACCCTGTGCTCCAGAGGGTCTTCCTTGCTTGGTATCACAGCACCCACACAGTATATATGCTGGGATGGCAAACTGAACCAGGAATTGGCAATACAAGCACAGCTGAATATTGTGGAAATGTCCTCATGGCCTGTGCATGGAGGAAATCTCATAGATATTGATATAACTGAGAGAAGTGTCAAAGCAATTTGCAGGCCTCATTTAAGCAACAATGGAAGATGATACCGTGTGCCTCTTACCTTTCAACATCATGCTTtagagattctgatctcagttagaCTGGGGCAACCGAGATCATAACAACCATTATCTCAATGTTACactctgctccctctccctgtttGTTGTATCCACTTATTGTCTCATCATATagttagactgcaagctcttcagggcagggaccatctcctccttctatgtttgtacagcgcctggcacaatagggccctgactGATGTCTGGGGCCTCTAGCTGCTCTcacaacacaaataaataaataaatgaaaataacagTGTAATCTGGAGTGACTCTACTGATAACAGAAATGCTTCTGATTTGTTCTACTGCAGTTGAAACTAGATTTAATTGCTATattgctttctttctttcaaccAGCCCGCACAGATGACAATCTGTCTCAGTCAAAATAACAGTGAGTTATTGCTTAAACCATTGTAAACTTAACATAAGGTTCTTATTTCACTTGTGCCATGCTAGAAACAAGATGGGAAATTTGCTTAGCAAATGAATAGCTATGTTGAAGCAGGGAGGAATATTCCTTATAAATAATGTATCACATAACCCCCCAGGAACATACCATAGAGACAGGATTTGTTTGCAGTGGTTAGATTGTGCCCCAGCTCCACATGAGGAGAAGGAGAGAAATGGAGCCACAAGTGGATCAGGCAGCCTGCTGTTCCATTCTTGCAAAGGAGGAAATCCAATTTCAACAGCACTCTGAGCACCGTGcattttctttaaacaaaaccACTGTGTCTATTTGTACCCATGATGAGTGCATTTAAGGCTGACTCcatttccttatttcctttcaaATGTTCCTGCATGGAAGCTAACATGGTAGCAGAGCACTTGGTTAGTAATAACAAATTCTATGAAGGTCAACTGGATACAAGCTGGTGACTCAGAAAAGCACTGAAATACATGTAATgtcccttatttttttaaaaaaggtactaTGGTATAGTACTGTAATGACCCAGAGTATTACCCCATACAGTAGGGACACTGTAGTGCTTTGGGGTTTGGCCGTAGAATAACCTATGTATATTTGTATGGGATGGTGTAAGAAATGGGGAAACAAGACAGTCGTTTAACACCTCCTTCATCGTGACCTTGTTATTTTAACACTTTCTAAATCCATTCATTAAATAACAGGATTTATCAAATGTAATGTAGAAGCACTGCATAAATACAAATATTGATACTTTACCTTGaacattatatattatataaatccTACTTTACTTAAAAAAAGCTCCAGATCAtgtctttccctttctttctttttaattttctttaaaagaatgtgtgtgtgagagtgtatatatatatatttatttttatcataATGTCAAAATTTATACGAGTTGCGTATCTTCTGTTATGCTGTCTGCAGACAAGGTCTGAAATGATGTTAGCAAGAAATAAACAATGGCTTCCTCTTAAAAACCTGGTTAATACAGGAAATTCAAaggaatttgttttctttttttcagatttcaacactgattaaaaaaaaatataataatccTTCATATACCAGGGTCCATAGATAGTATAGAGCAGCCTTTATAAGCAAATCTACACAATCTGACATGCTTTCATGAGGCAGTTATACTTGTATCAAAATTCAACAGTGTTTCTACAGAATCATCCGACTTCCCGCGATGCAGAGATACGTTAATTTCAGTTCCAAGAATTCACAGTTCTTTTTTTTACAAATGGTCTCATCAAATCCCCAGGATTCATTTCACAAACCTGCTGTTCAATTGCTGATGCTGCTAACCACACAGTTGATTAAGATGTGCACACAATCTGGTGACATCACACGGAAGATCAAAAAATAGGAAAAATCTTTAAATagtctttttatctctctatctgtatgtatatatatgtgcaTGATTCATTTTGCCTAGTGCGATCATATAATGAACAAATTTTGTGCTGGTTAAGGGTCTTCTTCCATCAATGGAAtttctaggggaaaaaaaaaagaattattgGCTTTAGCCTATAGACTGCTTGGATCAAGGGGGCCTGTCATTTATTTGCCTGCAGAGTGCCATCTCACACCTACCACTTGGTGATATACAAATAGTGCATGATGAAAGGCTGTACTTGTGAGCAAAACATCCCCAGTCTAGTCCCTCCTCAAGACCAGCTTCTGTTGTGATACCAAGAATTAGCCAACTAAAACCTCCCTTCACTCCAAAATAAACAAGGAAAAACTCTCCAAGGAGTGGCTTTGTTGCCACTATGAGACTTGGGGGTGAAGATTCCTCCCTGTTCCATTCCTGGAGAGCCAACTCTCCTTGCTACCTGGCTAGGGCTTAGCCTGGTCGGGTAGGGGAGATGAGACCCTAAAAGCACAGAAGAATTTGTTTTGAAGAAAGCATAAAGAATAACATGTATGCTGCAAATAATTCCTGCTCTGAAGCACAAGCACATGAATTGTATTTATTGACCATTACCTTTGACACACATCCCATGTAACATATCCAAGCAAAACTTACCATCTGCAATATCGATACTTGGGCTTGTGGATGCAGCCTCCCCAGTGGTGCTATTGATCACCTCAGTTCTATCTGAAATAGGATGCACGCCCATTTGGCACACAGAAGATGAATATAAACTTTGGAGAAGTTCAGAGGAGCCTGATATGCTATCACAGCTCTCAAATTCAGCAGGTAATGTGTCTGTATCTCCTGGGCCGGGATAAGCTGGAGGGTTCTGATCTTCTGTCTGCAAAACATGCCCCTGGCCTGCAGGAGATGAGTATCCTGGTGCCAAGGCATTCAAACCACTGCTCACAGCTTCATCATAGGAAGGCAGCATGACAGGAACACCATCCACTACCACGAAGTCGGGGTCGCTGGTGGAACTCTCCTGGGCACCTCTACATCAAACAAAGACAGATTATCGTGGAGTCTTTGAACATTTCAACAACATCTTGAAGCAACCACTTCAAGATGTAACATTTTTCTAATCACATGAAATGGAGCTATACAAGGTCATTAACATTCACGGGAATATCTGCTTCACAGATCTGCAAAAATCAGCTCAGACTGATAGGTGTGTGCAATTTGTTATGATGAGATAAACAAAGCCAATAACTGAGGCATTgtttagagaaggaaaggaaaacagGTCTGAGGCAGAGATAAGGAGCATTCTTTGTTGTCCCATGCACAGTAAATATCAGGGATATAGAATCATACAGAATCGGGGTGAATCAATAAGTGTGTGAATCCCTGAAGAGATCAGCACTGGAGCTAAAAGGGTAGGGGGTATTTGCAGCACATGCAAAACTATACGGAGCTGATAAGTGCTAGATGACGCAAGCTTTGGGGTTGAGATTTTGAGCTTCCTTCACCCTCAGTTTGGAAGGATGcacattctcccccacccccacactacTAAGAGGGTATTTTCAAGCAAACCACTTTTTTCAGGATATAAAATTTTGGCTCTGTTAATCTCAAAAATGTCAATTAGATTACAATGGAGTCCCACCAGGATCCCATGTGTTTTTAGGATATGGGAACATCTGAAAGAGGAAGACAGAAGCGTATTTCAGCAAGTCAGAGGAACACAGGCCAGGACACCTATCACTGGAACTGCCTCTTAAatctgagctctgtgcctttatcctcacacacaactatttcaaatttaatgacaatatatatctccagatcagtggcaccgctatgggcacccgcatggccccacaatatgccaatatttttatggccgacctggaacaacgcttcctcagctcccgtccactcacaccccttctctacctatgctacattgatgacatcttcatcatctggacccatgggaaggagactctggaaaaattccaccatgatttcaacagcttccacacctccatcaacctcagcctggacctatctacacaggaggtccacttcctagacaccacagtgcaaataagtggtggtcacattaacaccaccctataccgaaaacctaccgaccgctatgcctaccttcatgcctccagcttccatcccgggcacaccacaagatccattgtctacagccaagcactgaggtacaaccgtatctgctctaaccccgcagacagagaccaacacctagaaaatctccaccaagcattctcaagactacagtacccacacgaggaaataaggaaacagatcaacagagccagatgtgtacccagaagcctcctactgcaagacaaacccaagaaagaaaccaacaggactccactggccatcacatacagtccccagctcaaacccctccaacgcatcatcagggatctacaacccatcctggacaatgatcccacactttcacaggccttgggtggcaggccagtcctcgcccacagacaacctgccaacctgaagcatattctcaccagcaactgcacaccgcaccatagtaactctagctcaggaaccaatccatgcaacaaacctggatgccaactctgcccacatatctacaccagcagcaccatcacaggacctaaccagatcagccacaccatcactggttcattcacctgcacgtccaccaatgtaatatatgccatcatatgccagaaatgcccctctgctatgtacatcggccaaactggacagtctctaaggaaaaggataaatggacacaaatcagacattaggaatggcaatatacaaaaacctgtaggagaacacttcaacctccctggccacacaatagcagattttaaggtggccatcctacagcaaaaaaactttaggaccagacttcaaagagaaactgctgagctccagttcatctgcaaatttaacaccatcagctcaggactaaacaaagactgtgaatggcttgccaattacagaaccagtttctcctcccttggttttcacacctcagctgctggaacagggcctcatcctccctgattgatctaacctcgttatctctagcttgcttcttgcttgcttatatatacacctgcccctggaaatttccactgcttgcatccgaagaagtgggtattcacccacgaaagctcatgctgcaaaacgtctgttagtctataaggtgccacaggattctttgctgcttctacagaaccagactaacacggctacccctctgatactcttaaATCTAGAGGCCTTTTCACTTGCGTATATATAATTTAGGTGAACTAGTCCATCACCTACATTGGCACAGGGATAGACTAGTTGACCTATATATCTTTCCCATCTCTCATTTCTACAAACGACGTAaagaagaaacacacacacagagaaagaaagacagacaTGTCATCTAGCAGTCTAAGCACAGGCCTGGGTCTAGAAATATGACTGAACTAAGCTATGACACCAACTCACTTATGTAGCCCTGTCTAGTCACTTAACCCACAAACCtttgttttcccatttgtaaaggAAGGGTAATAAGATTTACTTCCCTGTCTTGCAGGGAATAGTATGAGCATTAATAGCAAGTAGTTGATGTCTGCACAGTCGTGAGCGAGTGAGTTAATGAACATCCTGGAGGGGTTTCAATGGTGGCCTCactgaagttttaaaaaaatatttccattgagaAAAACATTGTTTCTGAAGTTTATGCTACTAAGCCCAATATATTTAAAAGAACCTACTCCCCAACCACCAAAATTGACATATTAAAACATATGGCTTCTACCTGTAAGTATATCCGATCAAAGACAAAACTCTCAGTATCAGTTTAGCGATTATTATAATCGCACCCAATGTGAATCTGGCAAATGTTGCTTCTTCTTTTTCCCTAGAAAAGGCCAGAAGTTCCAGGGGTCCCAACTCCATGGGTTGTCTAGCTATCTCCCCATTCCCTCTGTTATTTATTGTTCAATGCAAGAAAAGAAGATATTTGCAATGTCATTTTATTTCCTCTCCAAAGGGCATTCAGTGAAATAACTAAATTAAAGCCGTCCATCTCCAGTACCAACCTTGGAAGAAAATGTGTCTTAAATTTGGTCTGGAACATCCTGGCTAGAATAACCAATAGAAGTACCAGTAGAACACTGGTGGCAGTAAATGCCACTATTTTCCACGTAGTCAGGAGGGTTTCCTGTGTATTTGGCCAAGTTTGCTCTGTAGCAAAAGGACAATAAAATAGTTGCATtagattattattgttgtttcATATTTATACTGCAGTAATGCTCAGAGaccccaatcaggatcagggccctaggtTTTGTATAAATACATAGACAAAATCCCTACCCTTAAGGCATGTTATCATAAATTACTAGATCTTTCAGTGTCTTCCATGCTATTTTTATTAATGTGTTTGTAATCTGGATTTATTTACAACAAAATAAAGAAGATCTAACAGACATTTAATATGCACCTTTTCGCATTTGTGGAGCTAGCTGCTGAAAATTCAAGATCATAAAAGCAGAAAATAACTACATCTTACTAATGTTTCAAAATGAACCTGTAAAATTTAAGACATGACAAAAATGTAGTTTGACAGGCAATGTCAGACTGTGATTATACTGTTAAAATAAAGGGTAAACTCCCTCAGAAGTTGTGAATTTAGTGCTATTTTTACCTGTTTTGACACAGTATACTTGAGCTGAGGGAAACCATTCTCCTTTTTGGCAGGTGATGTATTTGTAGTCATTGGTAAGGGTGTAACCAGGATCACAATAGAATTCAACCACAGTTCCATGGTTATAACGCTCACAAGGCCGCGGATGGCAAATATAATCTCCATGAATCACCATTGGAGGTAGTGGACAAACttgggcaaaaagaaaaaaaaagagtcaacAACAACAGCAACCATTTCATACAGAATCTCTTCAGTGTATGGATTTGACATGACACTGTACACAGGACCATATACTGCCCCCTGTATAACTGAACACCAAACCATATTAATGCTACTGGAAGCCTGAATTCTGACCGTGAATCACATGTCTCTGGTGCAGTGTGGGGGAAGGAATGTAGTGCCCATAGCTAGGTCAGAAAAATCACATACCTCAAGACCTCCTCCCCAGAACTCAGTGCGTTTATCATGAAGATGGGGCCTTTCTGTGGACcttttttgggtgggggtgggggtggtaaaAGTGAAAGGGGGCAAATCATAATTATGGCAGAAAACTACCACTCTGTAATCCCCCTCTACCCTGAGGTTTTGGGGCAAGCACCTTTACTAGGCAGCTGGAATTCAGTCCTAAAGTCCTGTTAATACATACATCATTAACACTATCAAATAGTTTAAACAATAATTCCATTCTTAAAAAGCTTATGCTACGAAACCAATTGTTGTAAAGTATACTGTAACAGAGACAATACAGGTAATATTGCTAAAGCAATTAAAGCCcctaaaatatattattttaaagccGGTGTCAGAGTCTGATAACTTTACTCAAGTCAGGTAGCACTTCACGTTGTGAGCAgcccctttgatttcaatgggcctgCTCGGGAAGTAAGGAATTAAATGCAACAGTGATAGATTCTGGCCCTGTATTAATAAAGCATACTACAAAGGGCTATGCAAATAAGAAAGAATTGCAATATAAACATGCTTTAAAAAAGAcagtgaaagaaaaagaaatcactgtGTTGGGTGGACGAATTAAATGAAGGAACATTTTTAGAAAATAGCAGTAGCTGAAGTGTTTCAATGCATTGCTTTTTTGTATAGCAGAGAAAGCCTCTTTACCAAAAATAAGAAATAAGATTAGTTGACCACTGGTTTGGTTACTGTTTCTCAAAGCTGCTGCTGTGATTAATAAAATGACTACAATATTGAACTGAGCGTACTGAGAGCCTAAAATGTCCGAATTAGCTAAAAGGGTCCGTTTATTTCCCTTCAGAGGAGTAACAAATAACCAACAGAATCAGTGCCCCATGAACTGGCTGTTCATGCATCTGCTATGCAGTAAAGACTCACTGCATAGATTTAAATAATGAAAATGCCATTTCTCTAAAACAGAATCTCCACTGAAATCACAATTCAGTTGCTTCTCTCTGTGAATCTTGTTACATGAATAATGGATTTAAACGcttaaacaaaaaaagaaagaaaacccacGAGACATTAAACGAAACTTCAAGAGCGGCTGATTATAATGTGCAGCACTGTCTACACTCTATACCCTGAAGACAAGCTTTGTTTGCATTTTCGCTAGCAAGGCTTAATAATAATGTGAAACCCAGAACAAGTAATTCACACCAGAGGCAATACTTTGCATACTTTCCAAAGTGGACTAAACCAAGAGGAAGTAGGAATGTTTATTAGGAAATCCAGAAAAGGTCTGAAGGTCTCTTTTCTTCTGCCTAAAACAATTCTTCTAAGTGTGGCTCAAAGGAGGGACACCAAGACGACAAGGGACAATGCCTATTATCTAGATCATGGGCAACCTCACTACACCAGTCTATGAAAGCACAATCCCAGCCCACTACCATGAGACATAGTATGTTTTATTACTACATTTATTGCCATCTTCCTATGGTCCCCTGCTATCTAAACTTCTTTGCAGCTGGGTTCAAAGCAAGCTTTGCAAGATGTAACAGGGCTGCCAGAGATGTGTCAATATACAGTACTGCTCCAGCCATGTGCAAAATAAAAAACTTCCCATCACAGAGATCAACTGCTTCAAGAAGCAAATTTCTAATCTAAAGCAATGACACCTGCTGCCTCTCCTGGCGCTCAGAATCCCCAGTCTATTAATGACATTAGGGGCTGCATCAATCTTCTGAATGCACAACACTGGCCTTCTAGCGTTCTCTGTTGGCCCAGTAACCAAGCATTTTTCAACAGTAAGATTAAAAAGAGTACATTGCCGGCTCAACTCAGCTATGATACTGTCACAGCCTGCTTATATTGGGAGACGTATTTTATTAAACCCTGAAAACAGGAGCATTAATCTTAGTGTGTTCCTAATGATAAAATTGAAGCTGGTGCCACATCCATTGTAAATGTCCTCCACGTTTCAAGGGAAACTCATATTGCTGCTGCCCGAGAGCTTTTGTAAACAATACGCTTTTTATCTTTGCAGAAAATTTGTCTTGGGTAATAAATAAAACGAAATGAACCTGTTTTAAACACGCTTGCCTGCCAATGGCTCTTTTTATTAAAATACTTATTATGGACAACAGATGGGAAAAGAATGGAGCAGGTTGAAAATGAGCAAGTTAAACTTAATTCAGGCAGTATTCTATTCTTATTTCAGTTACCCAAGAGAATAAGGGCTTTTCCTTCACTTCAGGCATGTCTCACTAATGAATTTTATGCTAATCCAGTCTAAAGAATCTTCAATGCACTTCAAAATTTGCATAGAACACAGGCCTAGGGTTATATTCAAGTCTGC encodes the following:
- the SUSD4 gene encoding sushi domain-containing protein 4 isoform X3, with the protein product MYHGMNPSSGDPFLEKQQQQSPAPRRLFVVVLWLQLALCFGPAQITGGFDDPHACVDPGVPEHGYKTPSAGVFFESAVVRLHCQEGYRLKGPSKKICVRHFNGSLSWKPRDKPVCLQEDCLAPHVEDAEVHNKTYRTGDKLIISCHEGFQIRYPDLDNMVSICQDDGMWDNLPICQGCLRPLLLPHSYINISEFESSFPVGTVVYYQCFPGYKLKGTKFLECMYNLIWSHSSPRCLDVEVCPLPPMVIHGDYICHPRPCERYNHGTVVEFYCDPGYTLTNDYKYITCQKGEWFPSAQVYCVKTEQTWPNTQETLLTTWKIVAFTATSVLLVLLLVILARMFQTKFKTHFLPRGAQESSTSDPDFVVVDGVPVMLPSYDEAVSSGLNALAPGYSSPAGQGHVLQTEDQNPPAYPGPGDTDTLPAEFESCDSISGSSELLQSLYSSSVCQMGVHPISDRTEVINSTTGEAASTSPSIDIADEIPLMEEDP
- the SUSD4 gene encoding sushi domain-containing protein 4 isoform X4; the encoded protein is MYHGMNPSSGDPFLEKQQQQSPAPRRLFVVVLWLQLALCFGPAQITGGFDDPHACVDPGVPEHGYKTPSAGVFFESAVVRLHCQEGYRLKGPSKKICVRHFNGSLSWKPRDKPVCLQEVTDCLAPHVEDAEVHNKTYRTGDKLIISCHEGFQIRYPDLDNMVSICQDDGMWDNLPICQVCPLPPMVIHGDYICHPRPCERYNHGTVVEFYCDPGYTLTNDYKYITCQKGEWFPSAQVYCVKTEQTWPNTQETLLTTWKIVAFTATSVLLVLLLVILARMFQTKFKTHFLPRGAQESSTSDPDFVVVDGVPVMLPSYDEAVSSGLNALAPGYSSPAGQGHVLQTEDQNPPAYPGPGDTDTLPAEFESCDSISGSSELLQSLYSSSVCQMGVHPISDRTEVINSTTGEAASTSPSIDIADEIPLMEEDP
- the SUSD4 gene encoding sushi domain-containing protein 4 isoform X1; translated protein: MYHGMNPSSGDPFLEKQQQQSPAPRRLFVVVLWLQLALCFGPAQITGGFDDPHACVDPGVPEHGYKTPSAGVFFESAVVRLHCQEGYRLKGPSKKICVRHFNGSLSWKPRDKPVCLQEVTDCLAPHVEDAEVHNKTYRTGDKLIISCHEGFQIRYPDLDNMVSICQDDGMWDNLPICQGCLRPLLLPHSYINISEFESSFPVGTVVYYQCFPGYKLKGTKFLECMYNLIWSHSSPRCLDVEVCPLPPMVIHGDYICHPRPCERYNHGTVVEFYCDPGYTLTNDYKYITCQKGEWFPSAQVYCVKTEQTWPNTQETLLTTWKIVAFTATSVLLVLLLVILARMFQTKFKTHFLPRGAQESSTSDPDFVVVDGVPVMLPSYDEAVSSGLNALAPGYSSPAGQGHVLQTEDQNPPAYPGPGDTDTLPAEFESCDSISGSSELLQSLYSSSVCQMGVHPISDRTEVINSTTGEAASTSPSIDIADGKFCLDMLHGMCVKGNGQ
- the SUSD4 gene encoding sushi domain-containing protein 4 isoform X2, whose amino-acid sequence is MYHGMNPSSGDPFLEKQQQQSPAPRRLFVVVLWLQLALCFGPAQITGGFDDPHACVDPGVPEHGYKTPSAGVFFESAVVRLHCQEGYRLKGPSKKICVRHFNGSLSWKPRDKPVCLQEVTDCLAPHVEDAEVHNKTYRTGDKLIISCHEGFQIRYPDLDNMVSICQDDGMWDNLPICQGCLRPLLLPHSYINISEFESSFPVGTVVYYQCFPGYKLKGTKFLECMYNLIWSHSSPRCLDVEVCPLPPMVIHGDYICHPRPCERYNHGTVVEFYCDPGYTLTNDYKYITCQKGEWFPSAQVYCVKTEQTWPNTQETLLTTWKIVAFTATSVLLVLLLVILARMFQTKFKTHFLPRGAQESSTSDPDFVVVDGVPVMLPSYDEAVSSGLNALAPGYSSPAGQGHVLQTEDQNPPAYPGPGDTDTLPAEFESCDSISGSSELLQSLYSSSVCQMGVHPISDRTEVINSTTGEAASTSPSIDIADEIPLMEEDP